One Jeotgalicoccus saudimassiliensis DNA window includes the following coding sequences:
- a CDS encoding glycosyltransferase encodes MVNLYVFDNLRSGGGKSVGLNYLKKIIVEDTSAFFMLPNDEDYLEIAKSHSSAKKFIIIDNPRKYRVNIFKILEISKFIKQNKIKKIVNFTNMPLIIPRVYQILMIHKAQLLLPIKNDYIQYNFFEKLKMSLDKFFLSLCLNTKIVKHIIVQTNFMKNELLKSYDFKGDISIIPSGYDSIDTNKIIFENPYNLSSNFKFFVPTSDAKHKNIEYIIEVTKKAKKENMKIEFHVTLSEDSEFGATVKQEKLTDYIIFYNQIDYFKIHNYYKSSDGVFLPTFLESFCLPYVEGISTKKNILTSDRPFAREICKEAGWYFDPLDAKSGIKVIKEYIEFIKKTPNQSNMPKIYSWKESYEMLRWIINKY; translated from the coding sequence ATGGTCAACTTATATGTCTTTGATAATTTAAGAAGTGGTGGAGGTAAATCAGTTGGCTTAAATTATCTTAAAAAAATTATAGTAGAAGATACTTCAGCCTTCTTTATGTTACCAAATGATGAAGATTATCTTGAAATTGCAAAATCTCATTCATCAGCTAAAAAATTTATAATTATAGACAATCCTAGAAAATATAGAGTAAATATTTTTAAAATATTAGAGATTAGTAAATTTATTAAACAAAACAAAATAAAAAAGATTGTCAACTTTACAAATATGCCTTTAATTATACCAAGAGTGTATCAAATTTTAATGATTCATAAGGCGCAATTGTTATTACCAATTAAAAATGATTATATTCAGTATAATTTTTTTGAGAAACTTAAAATGAGCTTAGATAAATTCTTTTTAAGTTTATGTTTAAATACTAAAATCGTAAAACATATTATAGTGCAGACAAACTTTATGAAAAACGAATTGTTAAAGAGTTATGATTTCAAAGGTGACATAAGTATTATACCTTCAGGTTATGACTCAATAGATACAAACAAAATTATTTTTGAAAATCCTTATAATTTAAGTAGTAATTTTAAATTTTTTGTACCGACTAGTGATGCGAAACATAAGAATATAGAATATATTATAGAAGTTACGAAAAAAGCGAAAAAAGAAAATATGAAAATAGAATTTCATGTAACCTTATCAGAAGATAGCGAATTTGGTGCCACTGTTAAACAGGAGAAACTAACAGATTACATTATTTTTTATAATCAAATAGACTACTTTAAGATACATAACTATTATAAATCATCCGATGGAGTATTTCTCCCTACCTTTCTTGAGAGCTTTTGTTTACCTTATGTGGAAGGCATTTCAACGAAAAAAAACATACTTACTTCTGATAGACCTTTTGCGAGAGAAATCTGTAAAGAAGCCGGATGGTATTTTGATCCACTAGATGCTAAATCCGGTATTAAAGTGATTAAGGAGTATATAGAATTTATTAAAAAAACTCCTAATCAAAGTAATATGCCTAAAATATATAGTTGGAAAGAATCTTATGAAATGTTGCGTTGGATAATAAATAAGTATTAA
- the murJ gene encoding murein biosynthesis integral membrane protein MurJ, with protein MKKIAILVIFLTLIAKFFGFARDLTLSYFYGTSYISDAYIISLTICVSIFGIIGKSVKSSFIPLYKEIEIKSNLKNENIFLNSVLNIMLVFVLLLSVVCIIFMEEVVFIFASGFKGEVLDMTILFTRIAIIGMSLTVLMNILSGFFQIKGNHTLPALISLPLNILIVIMIVLSSKYSLIFLPVGLLLGGTVQFLILFFYSKKYSFHYKPYINFKNKSIRKLFRNALSVFIGTSSHQINLIVDRTLASQIIEGGISALSYANRLNSFVQSIFVLSISTVMYPLLSQAAVENNRKQFNHTLEYALSAIAIMIIPVSVFTMIFSEEIITLLFGRGDFDDRSIYLTAGPLFYYSLGMLALAYKEVLNQAFYAYNNTRTPMYNSLLGVSINIPLNFILSSIMGINGLALATSISAVITTILFIISYKKKNKNFSFKNNIIIILKTLVASILMGIIVYYSHVIFIDLFTSWFSFILILIIGIITYIGCLVLLKVRELNSLFNIFLSKFK; from the coding sequence ATGAAGAAAATAGCTATCTTAGTAATATTTTTAACATTAATAGCCAAGTTTTTTGGATTCGCTCGAGATCTTACACTTTCTTATTTTTATGGTACATCCTATATAAGTGATGCGTATATAATATCATTAACAATTTGCGTGTCGATTTTTGGAATTATCGGGAAATCAGTGAAATCTAGTTTTATTCCTCTTTATAAAGAAATAGAAATAAAAAGCAATTTAAAAAATGAAAATATATTTTTAAATAGTGTTCTAAATATAATGCTTGTATTTGTACTCTTATTGTCTGTAGTTTGTATTATTTTTATGGAAGAAGTTGTATTTATTTTTGCCTCTGGGTTCAAAGGTGAAGTTCTTGACATGACAATCCTATTTACTAGAATCGCTATTATTGGGATGTCCTTAACTGTACTCATGAATATCTTAAGTGGTTTTTTCCAAATTAAAGGCAATCATACTTTACCAGCTCTGATATCATTACCTCTAAATATTCTGATAGTTATAATGATTGTTCTAAGTAGTAAATATAGTTTAATTTTCTTGCCAGTGGGATTACTTTTAGGCGGTACTGTACAATTCCTTATATTATTTTTTTATTCTAAAAAATATAGCTTTCATTATAAACCGTATATTAATTTCAAAAATAAATCTATCAGAAAGTTATTTAGAAATGCCCTATCTGTGTTTATAGGAACTTCTTCTCATCAAATTAACTTGATTGTTGATCGTACTTTAGCGTCTCAAATCATAGAAGGTGGTATATCTGCACTAAGCTATGCTAATAGGTTAAATAGTTTCGTACAATCAATTTTTGTTCTATCTATATCAACAGTCATGTATCCATTACTGTCTCAAGCTGCTGTTGAAAACAACAGAAAGCAATTTAATCATACATTGGAATATGCTTTAAGTGCAATTGCCATTATGATTATACCTGTTTCAGTTTTTACTATGATATTCTCAGAAGAAATAATCACTTTGCTTTTTGGTCGGGGTGATTTCGATGATCGTTCAATTTACCTTACTGCAGGTCCACTATTTTACTATTCTCTTGGCATGCTTGCCCTTGCCTATAAAGAGGTGTTAAACCAGGCTTTTTATGCGTATAATAATACAAGAACTCCAATGTATAACTCATTATTAGGAGTGAGTATAAATATCCCATTAAACTTTATACTCTCTAGTATAATGGGAATTAATGGTTTGGCGTTAGCTACTAGTATATCCGCAGTTATTACTACTATTTTATTTATAATAAGTTATAAAAAGAAGAATAAAAACTTCAGTTTTAAAAACAATATAATTATAATCCTTAAAACCTTAGTAGCATCTATATTAATGGGTATAATAGTTTATTATTCTCATGTTATATTTATTGACTTATTTACTTCTTGGTTTTCATTTATCTTAATTTTAATAATTGGAATAATTACATATATTGGATGCTTAGTTCTGTTAAAAGTAAGAGAACTAAATTCTTTATTCAATATTTTCTTGAGCAAATTTAAATAG
- a CDS encoding GNAT family N-acetyltransferase, whose protein sequence is MNIENIADKIDYKVIKTKCMDSESITDFLKIQNNVFNENFTLEKFSLKYLENPFGSSFIVLCYYKNECIASRAFWRNDLYIDNEYVESYQPCDTAVMESYRGKSLFSKMTKIVMKKLDAKAKIYSFPNDYSLRAYNKMNWRLIASKRYLLFNQKNHSKQINLIEDIYFEWISKLVNSKKNKKLYYTKKKNEFYLLKKHTYNLYVVIGKISSIENINIPKAILPICLTLDSEGNFGRGLRVVSYNVLDDNNIPLYKLDTIF, encoded by the coding sequence ATGAATATAGAAAATATAGCTGATAAAATTGATTATAAGGTCATTAAAACTAAGTGTATGGACTCAGAATCTATTACAGACTTTTTAAAAATACAGAATAATGTTTTTAATGAAAATTTCACTTTAGAAAAATTCTCATTAAAGTATTTAGAGAATCCATTCGGCAGTTCATTTATTGTGCTATGTTATTACAAAAATGAGTGTATTGCTAGTAGAGCTTTTTGGAGAAATGATTTGTATATAGATAATGAGTACGTGGAATCATATCAGCCATGTGATACTGCCGTCATGGAGAGTTACAGAGGGAAAAGTTTATTCTCAAAGATGACGAAGATAGTAATGAAAAAACTAGATGCTAAAGCTAAAATTTATAGTTTTCCTAATGATTATTCTCTGAGAGCATATAACAAAATGAACTGGAGACTCATTGCTAGTAAAAGATACTTATTATTTAATCAAAAAAATCATTCTAAACAGATTAATCTAATAGAAGATATCTACTTTGAGTGGATATCTAAGTTAGTAAATTCTAAAAAAAATAAAAAACTCTATTATACTAAAAAGAAAAATGAGTTTTATCTTTTAAAAAAACACACATACAATTTATACGTTGTTATTGGAAAAATATCTAGTATAGAAAATATAAATATACCTAAGGCAATTTTACCAATATGTTTAACGCTCGATAGTGAAGGGAATTTTGGACGGGGATTAAGAGTAGTAAGTTATAATGTTTTAGATGATAACAATATTCCACTATATAAACTAGATACTATTTTCTAG
- a CDS encoding polysaccharide deacetylase family protein: protein MKKHIKKILIFISSITAIKKNNSMIYYHEVTNGPGYSFQKINFEIFKDQMKYLKDMGYKTVLLNELEKENYNDKEVCIMFDDGYKDNYEIVYPFMKEMNMKFNIFLETNAVTNDDAYISWTNVDEMYKSNLVDFGMHTHTHIDARFINESNYQEEILYPNSLYEKYLDKKPVDFCFPFGAYNKKAINYFLNYTPYIRLFRSDGNLKKMKNKKLVMGRVGIENEDSLSVFRRKLNGGYDNYLYLNYLFKRILKRSEKNEYRKYS from the coding sequence ATGAAAAAACACATAAAAAAAATCTTAATATTTATTTCAAGTATCACTGCAATTAAAAAAAATAATAGTATGATTTACTATCATGAAGTTACAAATGGTCCTGGTTATAGCTTTCAGAAAATTAATTTCGAAATATTTAAAGATCAAATGAAGTATTTGAAAGATATGGGATACAAGACAGTATTACTTAATGAATTAGAAAAAGAAAATTATAACGACAAAGAAGTATGTATTATGTTTGATGATGGCTATAAGGATAATTATGAAATAGTCTATCCTTTTATGAAAGAAATGAATATGAAATTTAATATTTTTTTAGAAACTAATGCTGTTACGAATGACGATGCATACATCTCTTGGACAAATGTAGATGAAATGTATAAAAGTAATTTAGTTGATTTTGGTATGCATACTCACACGCATATTGACGCTAGATTCATAAATGAATCTAATTATCAAGAGGAAATACTGTATCCCAATAGCTTATATGAAAAATATCTGGACAAAAAACCTGTTGATTTTTGTTTTCCTTTCGGGGCATATAATAAAAAAGCAATTAATTACTTTTTAAATTACACACCATATATAAGGTTATTTAGATCAGATGGTAATTTGAAAAAAATGAAGAATAAGAAGTTGGTAATGGGAAGGGTAGGAATCGAAAATGAGGATAGTTTAAGTGTTTTCCGAAGAAAATTGAATGGAGGTTACGACAATTATTTATATTTAAATTATCTGTTTAAAAGAATATTAAAAAGAAGTGAAAAAAATGAATATAGAAAATATAGCTGA
- a CDS encoding O-antigen ligase family protein: protein MNNNRKIENYIYVILLLMIIFVPFNTHLTLNIITFIVISGYLLFKAQEGLKISSSIIPLVIFIFLLLIQILISPSDYFSTTNAIEEISRIILYIFIIITVFNLRVDEKIFLKSWIIVFSFISIIAIFQYFKFININEVLALVYGSSIQLVVSEKYESLNLFRAGSVFLNPNSFAKFILLFISIYICFIFKSSVISKLLKLLSFALIISSLILTGSRTGLIILIGILTIYALYSFGKKRVEFSKKRILLTNVIIIVLTFISIFMINRIDLNTIRFLSFSENYEGSLDYKFESFMVMLNQFDWFNVLIGVGPFESDIRYLTLIDWDIGYLIIFYGVIGILIYLLFLFLIFKSNYFYRTNKIFIILIFTVLILFSFTGGTFFNIRFFPLFLLLIFTNFERENYEE, encoded by the coding sequence TTGAATAATAATAGGAAAATAGAAAATTATATATATGTAATACTCCTTTTGATGATTATATTTGTACCGTTTAATACACATCTAACATTAAATATAATAACTTTTATTGTAATATCGGGATATTTATTATTTAAGGCACAAGAGGGATTAAAAATATCCAGTTCAATTATTCCGCTGGTAATATTTATATTCCTTTTACTCATTCAAATATTAATTTCACCTTCTGATTATTTTTCTACTACCAATGCGATAGAAGAAATTAGCAGGATTATTTTATATATTTTCATAATTATTACTGTATTTAACTTAAGAGTTGATGAAAAGATCTTTTTAAAATCTTGGATAATAGTTTTTAGTTTTATTTCTATAATTGCTATTTTTCAATATTTTAAATTCATAAACATTAATGAAGTCCTTGCATTAGTTTACGGATCTTCAATCCAACTTGTTGTATCAGAAAAGTATGAAAGTCTAAATTTATTCAGAGCCGGCTCAGTATTCTTGAATCCTAATTCTTTTGCAAAATTCATACTATTATTTATATCAATCTATATTTGTTTTATATTTAAAAGTAGTGTAATAAGTAAATTATTGAAATTACTATCATTTGCTTTAATTATTTCATCCTTAATCTTGACAGGTTCCAGAACTGGCTTAATAATCTTGATAGGGATTCTAACAATCTATGCATTGTATAGTTTTGGGAAAAAAAGGGTTGAATTTTCAAAAAAAAGAATATTGCTTACTAATGTTATAATTATTGTTCTAACCTTTATATCTATATTCATGATAAATCGTATTGATTTAAATACAATAAGATTCTTAAGTTTTAGTGAAAACTATGAAGGCTCATTAGATTATAAGTTTGAATCATTTATGGTTATGTTGAATCAATTTGATTGGTTTAATGTACTAATAGGAGTAGGACCTTTTGAAAGTGATATTCGATACCTAACCTTAATTGATTGGGACATAGGTTACTTGATCATATTCTATGGTGTTATTGGTATTTTAATTTACTTGCTATTTTTATTCTTGATATTCAAAAGTAATTATTTTTATAGAACTAATAAAATATTTATTATATTGATTTTTACTGTATTGATACTTTTTAGCTTTACAGGTGGAACATTTTTTAATATCAGGTTTTTCCCTCTATTCCTACTATTGATATTTACTAACTTTGAAAGGGAAAATTATGAAGAATAA
- the wecB gene encoding non-hydrolyzing UDP-N-acetylglucosamine 2-epimerase: protein MKKLKVMTVVGTRPEIIRLSAVINKLEESDAIEHILVHTGQNYDYELNEVFFNDFNLRKPDYFLNSATGTAVETIGNILIAIDPVLDEVKPDAFLVLGDTNSCLCAIAAKRKKVPIFHMEAGNRCFDQRVPEETNRKIVDHISDMNLTYSAIAREYLLREGLPADRVIKTGSPMKEVITSRLESIEKSSVVKDLGLEKDNYFVVSAHREENISSDKNFSNLVESLNAVADEYDMPIIVSTHPRTQKRIDELKIRFNSHIKTLKPLGFNDYIKLQKSAKAILSDSGTISEETALLGLKSLNIREAHERPEAMEEATVMMVGLEKERVLQGLNILEQDITVNQSVKDYDTDNVSDKVLKIILSYTDYINKNIWRKEY from the coding sequence ATGAAAAAATTAAAAGTTATGACAGTAGTAGGTACAAGACCTGAAATTATTAGACTATCTGCAGTAATTAATAAATTGGAAGAGTCTGATGCAATAGAGCATATTCTTGTGCATACAGGGCAGAACTATGACTATGAATTAAATGAAGTATTCTTTAATGACTTTAATTTAAGAAAGCCAGACTATTTCCTAAACTCAGCAACAGGAACTGCTGTAGAGACTATTGGCAATATATTAATTGCAATTGATCCTGTACTTGATGAGGTAAAGCCAGATGCATTCTTAGTATTAGGAGATACTAACAGCTGCTTATGTGCTATTGCTGCTAAGAGGAAAAAAGTGCCGATCTTCCATATGGAAGCAGGAAACAGATGTTTCGATCAAAGGGTACCAGAAGAAACAAATAGAAAAATTGTTGATCATATCTCAGATATGAACTTGACATATAGTGCTATTGCACGAGAGTATTTATTGCGTGAAGGATTACCAGCCGATCGTGTAATAAAAACAGGAAGTCCGATGAAAGAAGTAATAACTTCAAGATTAGAAAGTATTGAGAAATCTAGTGTCGTTAAAGACCTTGGTTTAGAGAAGGATAACTACTTCGTAGTATCGGCTCATAGAGAAGAAAATATCAGTTCAGATAAGAACTTTAGCAATTTAGTTGAAAGCTTAAATGCTGTAGCTGATGAATACGACATGCCAATTATCGTAAGTACGCATCCCAGAACTCAAAAGAGAATTGATGAATTAAAAATTAGATTCAATAGTCATATTAAAACACTTAAACCTTTAGGCTTTAATGACTATATTAAATTACAGAAGAGTGCTAAAGCTATATTAAGCGACAGTGGAACAATTAGTGAAGAAACAGCTTTATTAGGTTTGAAATCGTTAAATATCAGAGAAGCGCATGAGAGACCAGAAGCAATGGAGGAAGCTACAGTTATGATGGTGGGTCTAGAGAAGGAAAGGGTACTACAAGGCTTAAATATACTGGAACAAGATATCACTGTTAATCAGTCAGTAAAAGACTATGATACTGATAATGTCTCTGATAAGGTTTTAAAAATAATCCTTTCTTATACGGATTATATAAATAAAAATATTTGGAGAAAGGAATATTAG
- a CDS encoding polysaccharide biosynthesis C-terminal domain-containing protein, which translates to MNVVITGTNGFIGKNLAAEFEQLENINLEKVVRSTSRGSLEKFLNKADIVFHLAGVNRPQDESEFMEGNRDFTNEIIEIIKAQSSKPAIVLSSSIQATSENAYGRSKKAGEQLIQKFSEESDSPVFIYRLPNVFGKWCKPNYNSVVATFCHNISHNLEIKVNDENHNLNLVYIDDIISEFKSLVTDCREIKTGYKEINPVYEISLGDLVDKLESFKLSRENKMVPNLSTELSKKLYSTYLSYLPIDNFSYDLKMNVDNRGSFTEFLKTKDSGQVSINISKPGIVKGNHWHHTKNEKFLVVSGEGIIRFRKYGTKKVIEYHVTGEKLEVVDIPTGYTHNIENLGNSDMVTVMWANELFDPNNPDTYFEEV; encoded by the coding sequence ATAAATGTTGTTATAACCGGAACTAATGGGTTCATTGGAAAAAACTTGGCTGCAGAATTTGAACAACTGGAAAATATTAATCTTGAAAAAGTAGTAAGAAGTACTTCAAGAGGATCTCTGGAGAAATTTCTAAATAAAGCAGATATTGTATTTCATCTAGCTGGTGTAAACAGACCACAAGATGAAAGTGAGTTTATGGAAGGTAACAGAGATTTTACTAATGAAATTATAGAAATCATTAAAGCACAGAGTTCAAAACCTGCTATTGTCTTGTCTTCGTCTATACAGGCAACTAGTGAGAATGCCTATGGCCGCAGTAAAAAAGCAGGAGAACAATTGATCCAAAAATTCTCTGAAGAGAGTGATTCACCAGTATTTATTTACAGATTGCCAAATGTCTTTGGTAAATGGTGTAAACCAAATTATAACAGTGTGGTAGCTACTTTCTGTCATAATATCTCTCATAATTTAGAAATAAAAGTTAATGATGAAAATCATAATCTTAACTTAGTTTATATTGATGACATCATTAGTGAATTTAAATCTCTAGTTACAGACTGTAGAGAGATAAAGACAGGCTATAAAGAAATCAACCCTGTTTATGAAATATCTTTAGGAGACCTGGTTGATAAGTTAGAATCTTTTAAGTTAAGCAGAGAAAACAAGATGGTACCTAATTTAAGTACAGAGTTATCTAAAAAACTATACAGCACATATTTAAGTTACTTACCTATAGATAACTTCTCATATGATTTAAAAATGAATGTCGATAACCGTGGATCATTCACAGAGTTCTTGAAAACAAAGGATAGCGGACAGGTTTCTATCAATATTTCAAAGCCTGGAATAGTTAAAGGGAATCACTGGCATCATACGAAGAATGAGAAGTTTTTAGTGGTTTCTGGAGAAGGCATTATCAGATTTAGGAAGTATGGTACAAAAAAGGTTATTGAATATCATGTTACTGGAGAGAAGCTTGAAGTTGTTGATATCCCCACCGGATATACACACAATATAGAGAATCTCGGTAATTCAGATATGGTGACAGTAATGTGGGCTAACGAATTATTTGACCCAAACAATCCAGACACTTACTTTGAGGAGGTATAA
- a CDS encoding polysaccharide biosynthesis protein, with amino-acid sequence MFNNKVLLITGGTGSFGNAVLDRFLETDIKEIRIFSRDEKKQDDMRKKYKNKKISFYLGDVREKESIKNALFNVDYVFHAAAYKQVPSCEFFPMEAVKTNVIGTENVLAASTESRVKKVICLSTDKAAYPINAMGISKAMMEKVFVAKSRTVPVENTLICGTRYGNVMASRGSVIPLFIEQIKNGEPLTVTDPDMTRFLMSLEDAVELVVFAFNNANAGDIMVQKSPASTIRDLAIAVKELFNAENEIKIIGTRHGEKLYETLLTREEHLVAEDKGDFYRVPADTRDLNYEKFFDEGDKELSTQDEYNSHNTKRLSVDEIKEKLMELEYVREELKQWKNK; translated from the coding sequence ATGTTTAATAATAAAGTTTTATTAATTACAGGTGGAACAGGTTCGTTTGGTAATGCAGTTCTAGATAGATTTTTGGAAACTGATATAAAAGAAATCAGGATATTCTCAAGGGATGAAAAAAAGCAGGATGATATGAGAAAAAAGTATAAAAATAAAAAAATATCCTTTTATTTAGGTGATGTAAGAGAGAAAGAGAGTATCAAGAATGCACTCTTCAATGTGGACTATGTTTTCCATGCTGCAGCCTATAAACAAGTACCTAGTTGTGAATTTTTCCCTATGGAAGCAGTAAAAACAAATGTGATAGGGACTGAGAATGTATTAGCTGCCTCTACTGAGAGTAGAGTTAAAAAGGTGATTTGCTTATCTACAGATAAAGCAGCATATCCAATAAATGCTATGGGTATTTCTAAAGCTATGATGGAAAAAGTGTTTGTTGCAAAATCAAGAACAGTGCCCGTAGAAAACACATTAATTTGTGGTACTCGTTACGGTAACGTGATGGCTTCTCGAGGATCAGTCATTCCTTTATTTATTGAACAAATTAAAAATGGTGAGCCATTAACTGTTACAGATCCTGATATGACTCGATTCCTTATGAGTCTGGAAGATGCAGTAGAACTAGTCGTTTTTGCCTTTAATAATGCTAACGCAGGAGATATTATGGTTCAAAAATCACCTGCATCTACTATTAGAGATTTAGCGATAGCTGTAAAAGAGTTATTTAATGCTGAAAATGAAATTAAAATTATTGGAACACGTCACGGTGAGAAACTATATGAAACCCTCTTAACCAGAGAAGAACATTTAGTTGCTGAAGATAAAGGTGACTTCTATAGAGTACCTGCTGATACAAGGGATTTAAATTATGAGAAATTCTTTGACGAAGGTGACAAAGAATTATCCACCCAGGACGAGTACAACTCGCATAATACTAAGCGATTAAGTGTTGATGAGATTAAAGAGAAACTCATGGAATTAGAATATGTTCGTGAGGAGTTGAAGCAATGGAAAAACAAATAA
- a CDS encoding glycosyltransferase family 4 protein has protein sequence MKVLMLRPSYEPEISGGNHLAIDLIEDLIKENHEVELVVPSPTRVNKDILNKYKSLKYEEKYRGKLKIHRISVSVGENNIFLRAIRMLLISLKMFWKTLTIKNVSIIMSHSMPPFIGPLSVLTSKFKKIPLVYWEQDILSESLISTGVATKGIKKSALFSLARLIERISSNGSNHIITISEKFKKRQLKIGKKESECDVVYNWIDVNNFKPVSRKENHLFNEFKLNPKNFYITYCGNLGLPQNVEILIDAAKKLEKYKDIKFLILGNGVRKQKIKEYILNSKVSNVELYPLVPLEEAAYAYSIGDVGIVLGRKGTSNNGFPSKTWSIMAAGQAIVSCFDMDSELSEFVNSGNCGIALPPDNPQLLAEAIEKLYHNRDLTSQYQLNSREFVTNNFSREPATSNIIKILQRNMIRNG, from the coding sequence GTGAAAGTATTAATGTTAAGACCCAGCTACGAACCTGAAATTTCAGGAGGAAATCATTTAGCAATTGATTTGATTGAAGATTTAATTAAAGAGAATCACGAAGTAGAGTTAGTAGTGCCCAGCCCTACACGAGTAAATAAAGATATATTAAATAAATATAAATCACTAAAATATGAAGAGAAATACAGAGGGAAATTAAAAATTCATCGTATAAGTGTTAGTGTTGGAGAGAATAATATTTTTCTTCGTGCGATAAGAATGTTGTTGATCTCGTTAAAAATGTTTTGGAAAACCCTGACTATAAAGAATGTAAGTATTATCATGAGTCATTCTATGCCTCCCTTTATAGGACCATTAAGTGTTCTTACCTCTAAATTCAAAAAAATTCCATTAGTATACTGGGAGCAAGATATTTTATCAGAATCATTAATCAGTACAGGTGTAGCAACAAAAGGAATAAAAAAATCTGCGCTCTTTTCTTTAGCACGATTAATCGAAAGAATATCTTCAAATGGAAGTAATCATATTATTACAATTTCTGAAAAATTTAAGAAAAGACAACTTAAGATAGGAAAAAAAGAATCAGAATGTGATGTAGTATACAACTGGATAGATGTTAATAATTTCAAACCAGTATCAAGGAAGGAAAATCATCTTTTTAATGAATTTAAATTAAATCCTAAAAATTTTTATATTACTTACTGTGGTAACTTAGGTTTGCCTCAAAATGTAGAAATATTAATTGACGCTGCTAAAAAACTAGAGAAATATAAGGATATTAAATTTTTAATTTTAGGTAATGGAGTACGAAAACAAAAGATTAAAGAATATATATTGAATAGTAAAGTGAGTAATGTCGAACTTTACCCCCTAGTTCCACTAGAAGAAGCAGCATATGCATACAGCATAGGAGATGTAGGGATTGTGTTAGGTCGAAAAGGAACATCGAATAATGGTTTTCCAAGCAAAACTTGGAGTATTATGGCAGCAGGACAGGCAATAGTCTCATGTTTCGATATGGATAGTGAGCTTAGTGAATTTGTTAACTCTGGAAATTGTGGAATTGCTTTACCCCCAGATAATCCTCAGTTACTGGCAGAAGCGATAGAGAAACTGTATCATAATCGGGATTTGACTTCTCAATACCAGTTGAACAGTAGAGAATTTGTAACTAATAATTTCTCTAGAGAACCTGCTACATCAAATATAATTAAGATTTTACAACGAAATATGATTAGAAATGGGTAG